Proteins from one Algicella marina genomic window:
- the surE gene encoding 5'/3'-nucleotidase SurE: MRILVTNDDGINAPGLAVAEAIAAAIAGPDGEVWVVAPAFEQSGVSHAISFVRPMRIERFGTHRFAVEGSPADCVLAGLGDVMADCPPDLVLSGVNKGHNVAEDTLYSGTVGAAMEAAMHGHKAIAMSQYFGPDNRGAPDEFLAARNLATGIIGNLLAKAAWADNRYGVFYNINFPPVGDMADVKGCKATFQGHRPEPSFGVIPQEAPNMRRYLWLGHGKGNAQTEPGSDSRECLNGYATVTPLRADLTARDALPALEAALGD; the protein is encoded by the coding sequence ATGCGTATCCTTGTGACCAACGACGACGGCATTAACGCCCCGGGCCTTGCCGTGGCCGAGGCAATCGCCGCGGCAATTGCCGGGCCGGATGGCGAAGTCTGGGTTGTCGCTCCCGCATTCGAACAATCCGGCGTCAGTCATGCCATTTCTTTCGTCCGCCCGATGCGGATTGAACGGTTCGGCACCCACCGTTTCGCGGTTGAGGGCAGTCCGGCGGATTGCGTTCTGGCCGGACTGGGAGATGTCATGGCCGATTGCCCGCCGGACCTTGTCCTCTCCGGTGTCAACAAGGGTCACAATGTTGCCGAAGATACCCTCTACTCGGGGACGGTCGGCGCGGCCATGGAAGCCGCCATGCATGGTCACAAGGCTATCGCCATGTCTCAGTATTTCGGCCCGGACAATCGCGGTGCGCCCGACGAATTTCTAGCCGCACGCAATCTTGCGACGGGCATCATCGGCAACCTGCTTGCCAAGGCAGCCTGGGCAGACAACCGCTACGGCGTCTTCTACAACATAAACTTTCCTCCTGTCGGCGACATGGCCGATGTGAAGGGCTGCAAGGCTACGTTTCAGGGCCACAGGCCGGAACCGAGTTTCGGCGTCATACCGCAGGAAGCCCCGAACATGCGTCGCTATCTCTGGCTTGGCCACGGCAAGGGCAACGCCCAGACGGAGCCCGGCAGCGACAGCCGCGAATGCCTGAACGGCTATGCTACCGTTACACCGCTTCGCGCCGATTTGACGGCCCGCGATGCCCTGCCAGCGCTGGAGGCGGCGCTCGGTGACTGA
- a CDS encoding DsbA family oxidoreductase: protein MTVLDIIFDPICPWCYIGKSKLEKALAERPDFAFDIHWRPFQLNPDMPAEGMDRRAYLEAKFGGKEGAVKVYSQIAQAAEAAGLEIDFEKMKRTPNTIDAHRLIKWAKVEDRQGAVVSQLFDRYFRQGQDISDHEVLVAVAKTAGMESEVVARLLTGDADVAETRAEDEQARRMGVTGVPTFIVGGRYAVPGAQDKDVWLRVIDELMAASEQLATASTDKLH, encoded by the coding sequence ATGACCGTACTCGACATCATTTTCGATCCGATTTGCCCTTGGTGCTACATCGGCAAATCCAAGCTGGAAAAGGCACTGGCGGAGCGGCCCGACTTCGCTTTCGACATCCACTGGCGGCCGTTTCAGTTGAACCCCGATATGCCAGCCGAAGGCATGGACAGGCGCGCCTATCTGGAGGCCAAGTTCGGCGGCAAGGAAGGCGCGGTGAAGGTCTATTCGCAGATCGCACAGGCAGCTGAGGCCGCGGGCCTGGAAATCGACTTCGAGAAAATGAAACGCACCCCCAACACCATCGACGCCCATCGGTTAATCAAATGGGCGAAGGTTGAGGACAGGCAAGGCGCTGTCGTAAGTCAGTTGTTCGACCGCTATTTCCGGCAAGGTCAGGATATATCCGATCACGAGGTGCTTGTCGCCGTGGCCAAGACGGCCGGAATGGAAAGCGAAGTGGTTGCCCGCCTCCTGACTGGTGACGCCGATGTTGCGGAAACCCGTGCCGAAGACGAACAGGCCCGCAGGATGGGGGTGACGGGTGTGCCTACATTCATTGTCGGTGGGCGCTATGCCGTACCCGGCGCGCAGGACAAGGATGTCTGGCTGAGGGTAATCGATGAATTGATGGCAGCCTCAGAACAGTTGGCCACTGCATCCACCGACAAGCTGCACTGA
- a CDS encoding class I adenylate-forming enzyme family protein — MAGRHAIWQQSPAPIPPASFNLARHALCPSTAGSDSDILLEIVTSAAEAPEAFTRADLQNAVMATMTGLAARGLRPGDRCFVCLGNSLDFPIAFFAASGMGALPVPVSPMATLRELQVMHETLSPRLTIAENDRELPSSATRLPLAEFRQMRGERPSEFAETCANDPAYIVFTSGTGGRPKAVVHAHRAAFARRMMWQDWYGLRAGDRMLHAGAFNWTYTLGAGLMDPWAIGATALIYTGRQYPGVWADLAERFSPTLFAAAPGVYRQILKPDVFRPEAFRTLRHGLAAGEAMPNSIRVIWETETGLPLLEALGMSEVSTYISQSPEQPELYRPQTGRSVAILEDDTARPTAWDMPGRLAVSKEDPGLMLGYWQDGKPSLPSQNGWFITGDRAAMREDGHITYLGRGDALLTTGGYRIAPAEVEAVLTSHPAVAEACVLSLPVRADVSVLAAFLVPHFTIADEDLSRHCAQMLARYKQPRKFVFLDALPRTARGKVDRHALMEAHGWKEPA; from the coding sequence ATGGCCGGCAGACATGCAATCTGGCAGCAATCCCCTGCCCCTATTCCACCCGCCAGTTTCAACCTCGCGCGGCATGCCCTCTGCCCATCCACGGCAGGCAGTGACAGCGACATCCTGCTTGAGATTGTCACAAGCGCAGCCGAAGCGCCGGAGGCTTTCACGCGGGCCGATCTTCAGAACGCCGTAATGGCCACAATGACGGGTCTGGCGGCGCGTGGATTGCGCCCGGGCGACCGATGCTTCGTCTGTCTCGGCAACAGTCTCGACTTTCCGATTGCCTTCTTCGCCGCCAGCGGCATGGGTGCTTTGCCCGTCCCGGTCTCACCGATGGCAACGCTCAGGGAACTGCAGGTGATGCATGAAACGCTGTCGCCGAGACTGACAATTGCCGAAAATGACAGGGAACTGCCATCATCGGCCACACGTCTGCCGCTTGCCGAGTTTCGGCAAATGCGCGGCGAACGGCCCTCCGAGTTCGCGGAGACTTGCGCCAACGATCCCGCCTACATTGTCTTTACGTCCGGAACAGGCGGCAGGCCCAAAGCCGTCGTCCACGCACACCGTGCGGCCTTTGCCCGGCGGATGATGTGGCAGGACTGGTATGGGCTTCGGGCAGGTGACCGGATGTTGCATGCCGGCGCGTTTAACTGGACCTATACACTCGGTGCGGGACTCATGGACCCTTGGGCGATCGGCGCTACAGCTCTGATCTATACCGGCAGACAATACCCCGGCGTCTGGGCTGACCTTGCCGAGCGGTTCTCGCCAACACTGTTCGCCGCCGCACCGGGTGTCTATCGCCAGATCCTGAAGCCGGATGTTTTCAGGCCGGAAGCATTCCGCACCCTGCGGCATGGCCTTGCAGCCGGCGAGGCGATGCCCAACTCCATACGGGTGATCTGGGAGACCGAGACAGGACTGCCGCTGCTGGAAGCGCTCGGCATGTCCGAGGTGTCGACCTATATCTCCCAAAGCCCGGAGCAACCAGAACTCTACCGACCTCAAACTGGCCGGTCTGTTGCGATTCTGGAGGATGACACAGCGCGACCAACAGCATGGGACATGCCCGGCCGGCTCGCCGTCTCCAAGGAAGACCCGGGCTTGATGCTCGGCTACTGGCAGGATGGCAAACCTTCTCTGCCCTCGCAAAATGGTTGGTTCATAACCGGTGACAGGGCCGCGATGCGGGAGGACGGGCACATCACCTATCTGGGCCGCGGTGACGCGCTGCTCACAACCGGAGGCTACCGTATTGCGCCCGCTGAGGTGGAAGCCGTGCTCACCTCCCATCCGGCCGTGGCGGAAGCCTGCGTTCTGTCCCTGCCCGTGCGCGCGGATGTTTCCGTGCTCGCCGCCTTCCTTGTGCCCCACTTCACAATAGCGGATGAAGACCTGTCTCGCCATTGCGCCCAGATGCTCGCACGGTACAAACAACCGAGAAAATTCGTCTTCCTTGATGCCCTGCCGCGAACCGCGCGGGGAAAGGTCGACCGGCATGCCCTGATGGAGGCGCATGGATGGAAGGAGCCCGCATGA
- a CDS encoding Hint domain-containing protein: MPTFTFFERHPVFDMGLGATTGGTVTIPEDIYDDVGTVVTAGNDDAYLEDFDHVSGNNGRDEDADITLSDGTFIDNTGINLEATWTLEWTDQFGATQSVLIGHFEYGPSDGNQTSGIIANGPLPPAGTEVTIAAYDSLPNNDDVDAIAYTDITTEIACFAAGTRIQTRRGEIAVEDLRAGDLVRTMDDGWQPIRWIGSAKVAAQGAFAPVVITAGALGNSRDLIVSPCHRVLLTGWRAQAIFDQKEVLVTARQLAGRDDIYVREGGEVEYYHILFDRHQIIFAEGAATESFLPSAKTLDPMSEQVRDEIFALFPELAVDGAGFAPARRALADFEAGLLAG, translated from the coding sequence ATGCCGACATTCACGTTCTTTGAAAGGCACCCTGTCTTTGATATGGGCCTTGGGGCCACCACCGGTGGAACGGTTACCATTCCAGAGGATATTTACGACGACGTCGGTACAGTCGTTACCGCAGGCAACGATGATGCCTACCTGGAAGACTTCGATCATGTGAGTGGCAACAACGGGCGTGACGAGGATGCGGACATCACCCTCTCCGACGGCACCTTTATCGACAACACCGGGATTAACCTGGAAGCGACATGGACGCTGGAATGGACCGATCAGTTCGGGGCTACCCAGTCAGTCTTGATCGGCCATTTCGAGTACGGGCCTTCCGATGGTAACCAAACATCTGGAATCATTGCCAACGGCCCGCTGCCACCTGCGGGAACGGAGGTGACTATAGCGGCCTATGACAGCCTGCCGAACAACGACGATGTCGATGCGATCGCCTATACCGATATCACAACGGAAATCGCCTGCTTCGCAGCAGGTACCAGAATACAAACCCGGCGTGGAGAGATCGCCGTGGAGGATCTTCGTGCCGGTGATCTGGTGCGAACGATGGACGATGGCTGGCAGCCGATCCGCTGGATTGGGTCTGCAAAAGTGGCCGCCCAGGGTGCATTTGCCCCAGTGGTTATCACCGCCGGTGCTCTCGGCAATTCGCGTGATCTAATCGTATCACCCTGTCACCGGGTCTTGCTGACTGGCTGGCGTGCACAGGCGATCTTCGACCAGAAGGAGGTGCTGGTTACGGCTCGTCAGCTTGCAGGCCGGGACGATATCTACGTGCGCGAAGGTGGCGAGGTTGAATATTACCACATCCTTTTCGACCGCCATCAGATCATCTTCGCGGAGGGCGCGGCAACAGAAAGCTTTCTGCCTTCGGCCAAGACGCTGGATCCAATGTCCGAACAGGTGCGTGACGAGATCTTCGCGCTATTCCCGGAACTGGCGGTGGATGGTGCGGGCTTTGCCCCTGCACGCAGGGCACTGGCCGATTTCGAAGCCGGTCTGCTCGCCGGCTGA
- a CDS encoding patatin-like phospholipase family protein, with protein sequence MTIKLNLALQGGGAHGAFTWGVLDRLLEEDDIEIEGITATSAGAMNAAAIKSGWVQGGNEGARAALDAFWQSLSSLGSLDVLHWFEAFTPSPAFFARTVERSPAFLAADAMTRMFSPYELNPLNIHPLRPLVEEFFDFDDVCSEHGPKLFISATNVRSGKIKVFSGKDIGVDPLLASACLPTLYQAVEIPDEKTGEIEAYWDGGYLGNPALFPLFYETETSDILIVHINPIHRDVVPHTAIEIMNRINEISFNSSLLRELRAIDFVKRLIEDGAVSRNTMKDVFIHSVMDDDLMNQLSATTKLTPNRQLLDILKVAGRSRMDEFMAELRANAGKRSSVDLRAMFS encoded by the coding sequence GTGACCATCAAGCTGAACCTCGCACTTCAGGGCGGAGGCGCACACGGCGCCTTCACCTGGGGCGTACTCGACCGTTTGCTTGAGGAAGACGACATCGAGATCGAGGGAATTACTGCCACGTCCGCCGGTGCGATGAATGCCGCCGCGATAAAATCCGGTTGGGTTCAGGGGGGCAACGAAGGCGCAAGAGCCGCGCTTGACGCATTCTGGCAGTCACTGTCTTCTCTCGGCTCTCTGGATGTGCTCCACTGGTTCGAGGCCTTCACCCCGTCACCAGCATTTTTTGCCCGCACTGTGGAGCGCAGCCCGGCATTTCTCGCCGCGGATGCCATGACGCGGATGTTCTCACCCTACGAATTGAACCCGCTCAACATCCACCCGCTGCGGCCGCTGGTGGAGGAGTTCTTCGATTTCGATGACGTCTGCTCCGAACACGGGCCGAAACTGTTCATTTCCGCCACCAACGTGCGCAGCGGAAAGATCAAGGTCTTCTCCGGCAAGGATATCGGCGTCGACCCACTTCTCGCCTCCGCATGCCTGCCGACGCTCTATCAGGCTGTGGAAATTCCCGACGAGAAAACCGGTGAGATCGAAGCCTACTGGGATGGCGGCTACCTTGGTAATCCCGCCTTGTTTCCCCTGTTCTACGAAACCGAGACGTCGGACATCCTGATCGTACACATCAACCCCATCCACCGGGATGTCGTTCCGCATACGGCTATCGAAATCATGAACCGGATAAACGAGATCAGTTTCAACTCCTCACTGCTGAGGGAGTTGCGGGCGATCGACTTCGTCAAGCGCCTGATCGAGGATGGCGCCGTCAGTCGTAACACCATGAAGGACGTGTTCATCCATTCCGTAATGGACGACGACCTTATGAACCAGCTCAGCGCCACGACCAAGCTGACGCCAAACCGGCAACTGCTGGACATTCTGAAAGTGGCCGGAAGGTCCCGCATGGACGAGTTCATGGCGGAGCTTCGCGCCAATGCAGGCAAACGAAGCTCCGTTGATCTCAGGGCGATGTTTTCCTGA
- a CDS encoding 3-hydroxybutyrate dehydrogenase — protein sequence MDLAGKTAVITGSNSGIGLGIAEELAKLKINVVINSFTDTDEDHELAKKISDETGAQAKYIKADMSKGDECRALVEKAVEAFGKVDILVNNAGIQHVEAIGTFPPEKWDAIIAINLSSSFHTAAAAVPLMRENGWGRVVNIASAHGLTASPFKSAYVAAKHGVVGLSKVIALETAEDPITCNAICPGYVLTPLVEAQIPDTMKEYGMDRETVIREVLLARQPSKEFATTEQLGGTVAFLCSDAAAQITGTTISVDGGWTAL from the coding sequence ATGGATCTTGCAGGCAAAACTGCCGTCATCACCGGCTCCAACTCTGGTATCGGCCTCGGAATTGCCGAGGAGTTGGCAAAATTGAAGATCAATGTGGTGATCAACTCGTTCACAGACACCGACGAAGATCACGAGCTTGCCAAGAAGATCTCTGACGAAACCGGTGCCCAAGCCAAGTATATCAAGGCCGACATGTCGAAGGGCGATGAGTGCCGCGCCCTGGTAGAAAAGGCAGTCGAAGCGTTCGGCAAGGTCGATATCCTGGTCAACAACGCTGGCATTCAACACGTGGAAGCAATCGGCACCTTTCCGCCCGAAAAGTGGGATGCAATTATCGCCATCAACCTCTCCAGCTCGTTTCACACCGCTGCGGCAGCCGTGCCGCTGATGCGAGAGAACGGCTGGGGCCGGGTCGTCAACATCGCCTCCGCCCACGGCCTGACGGCATCTCCCTTCAAATCCGCGTATGTAGCAGCCAAGCACGGCGTCGTCGGCCTTTCGAAGGTGATAGCGCTGGAGACGGCCGAGGATCCCATCACGTGCAACGCCATTTGCCCCGGCTACGTACTGACGCCGCTGGTCGAAGCGCAGATTCCCGATACGATGAAGGAGTACGGAATGGATCGAGAGACGGTGATCCGCGAGGTGTTGCTGGCGCGGCAGCCGTCCAAGGAGTTCGCCACCACCGAGCAGTTGGGCGGCACCGTGGCTTTCCTCTGCTCCGACGCCGCTGCCCAGATAACCGGCACCACGATCTCCGTCGATGGCGGATGGACAGCATTGTGA
- a CDS encoding extracellular solute-binding protein, translating to MFRAAGQAGLSAVIIGVCSVGIAAAQPKHGISMYGTPELPPGFVSLPYANPKAPKGGRMVVGEVGGFDSMNPYILKGEAPYNIRSHVVETLLGRSWDESFTLYGLLAESVETGPNREWVEFHLRPEAKFSDGSPVTIEDVIWSFETLAEKGHPRYRSSWEKIDRYERVGERGIRFDFNTVDNELPLILGLRPILRKADWDGRDFAESSLDRITGSGPYIVGEFEPNRYVEFVRNPDYWGSSVPYNQGLNNIDTIRYEYFTDANVVFEAFKAGELSYFREGNPAKWKTDYSFPAALNGDVVKEEIPHRRPAGMEGFVFNTRREIFSDWRVREALIQAFNFEFINQTMNDSVYPRRTSYYANSDLAMSHDAAEGAVKSLLEPFADTLVPGTMEGYSLPVADIAGRNRSGLREARRLLQEAGWRVDDAGVLRNGSGQAFEFTVLLRSDRNEAIANMYAEMLARLGITMRQELVDSAQHNTRKSDYDYDMMVNVWGLSLSPGNEQYLYWGRDGVNTPGTRNYMGMDSVAAEAMIDTMLTAESQKEFVAAVKALDRILMAGRYVVPFWFSDVSLVAHTAEMKHPEALPIYGDWIGFLPEVWWIEE from the coding sequence ATGTTCAGAGCAGCAGGACAGGCAGGATTGTCGGCCGTGATAATCGGTGTGTGCAGCGTCGGAATCGCGGCGGCGCAGCCAAAACATGGCATTTCCATGTACGGAACGCCCGAATTGCCGCCCGGATTCGTCTCCCTTCCGTATGCGAACCCGAAGGCACCGAAAGGCGGCAGGATGGTTGTGGGAGAGGTTGGCGGTTTCGATTCCATGAACCCCTACATCCTGAAAGGCGAGGCTCCGTACAACATCCGCAGCCATGTCGTGGAAACACTTCTGGGACGCAGCTGGGACGAATCATTCACGCTTTACGGGCTGTTGGCCGAATCGGTGGAGACAGGTCCGAACCGCGAATGGGTTGAATTCCACCTCCGGCCGGAGGCCAAATTTTCTGACGGTTCGCCCGTGACGATCGAAGATGTGATCTGGTCGTTCGAGACCTTGGCCGAGAAGGGGCATCCACGCTACCGGTCGAGTTGGGAGAAGATCGATCGGTACGAGCGGGTAGGTGAGCGGGGGATCCGTTTCGACTTCAACACCGTGGACAACGAGTTGCCGCTAATACTCGGCCTGCGACCGATCCTGCGCAAGGCGGACTGGGACGGACGCGACTTTGCAGAAAGCTCCCTCGACCGGATTACCGGTTCCGGACCCTACATCGTTGGCGAATTCGAGCCGAACCGGTATGTCGAGTTCGTTCGCAATCCAGATTATTGGGGCAGTTCAGTGCCTTATAATCAAGGCCTAAACAACATTGACACCATCCGATACGAATACTTCACAGATGCAAACGTCGTTTTCGAAGCCTTCAAGGCCGGCGAGCTCTCTTACTTCCGAGAGGGCAACCCGGCAAAGTGGAAGACCGATTACAGTTTTCCGGCGGCGCTGAATGGTGACGTGGTGAAGGAGGAGATCCCGCACCGGCGGCCAGCTGGCATGGAAGGTTTTGTCTTCAATACCCGGCGCGAGATCTTTTCTGATTGGCGGGTGCGTGAGGCGCTGATCCAGGCCTTCAACTTCGAATTCATCAATCAGACGATGAACGACAGTGTTTATCCGAGGCGGACGAGTTATTACGCCAACTCCGATCTGGCGATGAGCCATGACGCGGCTGAAGGAGCGGTGAAGTCACTTCTCGAGCCGTTTGCCGATACCCTGGTTCCCGGAACCATGGAGGGCTACAGCCTGCCTGTCGCTGATATTGCCGGACGCAACCGGAGCGGCTTGCGGGAAGCGCGTCGGCTGTTGCAAGAGGCCGGCTGGAGGGTCGACGACGCTGGCGTCCTGCGGAACGGGTCCGGTCAGGCTTTCGAATTCACGGTGCTTTTGAGATCGGATCGCAATGAGGCGATTGCCAATATGTATGCGGAAATGCTGGCTAGGCTGGGCATCACCATGCGTCAGGAACTTGTCGACAGTGCGCAACACAACACCCGCAAGTCCGACTATGACTACGATATGATGGTCAATGTCTGGGGACTTTCGCTCTCACCCGGCAATGAGCAGTACCTGTATTGGGGCCGTGACGGAGTGAACACGCCCGGTACACGCAATTACATGGGCATGGACAGTGTCGCGGCCGAAGCGATGATAGATACAATGCTCACGGCCGAAAGCCAGAAGGAGTTCGTCGCGGCGGTCAAGGCGCTGGATCGCATCCTGATGGCCGGGCGGTATGTGGTGCCGTTCTGGTTTTCCGATGTGTCGCTGGTGGCGCACACGGCGGAAATGAAGCATCCCGAGGCATTGCCAATCTATGGAGACTGGATCGGGTTCCTGCCCGAAGTCTGGTGGATTGAGGAGTGA
- a CDS encoding LysE/ArgO family amino acid transporter — MLNAASTGFATGFVLILAIGAQNAFVLRQGLRRAHVFWVCLTCATSDAILIAAGVSGFGAIADSTPWLPDLMRWLGVAFLTGYGVSRLNAARAPQAALALSGEAEPLRKALLTCLAFTWLNPHVYLDTLALIGAVSVPFEGSAKLAFGGGAISASFVFFFGLGYGARLLAPLLQSPRAWQILDAGIGLLMLVLALSLALH; from the coding sequence ATGCTCAACGCCGCGTCCACGGGCTTCGCGACCGGTTTCGTCCTCATCCTCGCGATCGGCGCCCAGAACGCGTTCGTACTGCGGCAAGGCCTGCGCCGGGCGCACGTGTTCTGGGTGTGTCTCACCTGCGCTACATCCGATGCAATTCTGATCGCCGCAGGCGTCTCCGGCTTCGGGGCGATCGCAGATTCCACGCCATGGCTGCCGGACTTGATGCGCTGGCTGGGCGTCGCCTTTCTCACCGGCTACGGCGTCAGCCGGCTCAACGCCGCCCGCGCGCCACAGGCGGCGCTGGCGCTCTCAGGCGAAGCCGAACCGCTGAGGAAGGCCTTGCTCACCTGCCTTGCCTTCACATGGCTCAACCCTCACGTATATTTGGATACACTGGCCCTGATTGGCGCCGTCTCCGTTCCCTTTGAAGGTTCCGCGAAGCTTGCATTCGGCGGAGGCGCAATCAGCGCCTCCTTCGTGTTCTTCTTCGGCTTGGGTTACGGTGCGCGTCTCCTCGCACCACTCCTGCAAAGCCCGCGTGCGTGGCAGATACTAGACGCAGGCATCGGCCTGCTGATGCTTGTTCTGGCGCTCAGCCTCGCGCTCCACTGA
- a CDS encoding DUF502 domain-containing protein: protein MATKPKPRAKKIRRKPTFLQRFRTDFLTGLVIVAPVMLTIWVVMTVVNFVDARVLPLVPDFYNPATYFGRNLFGFGVVVFVLFTAFVGALTKGLFGRQIIRWGESLFDRTPIIRSIYNGVKQIVETILNQSNQSFQKACLVEYPRKGIWAVAFVSTDTFGEVPVKAGETEMVSVFLPTTPNPTSGFLLFVPKRDVLPLDMSVEDAAKLVISAGLVLPPEGGQAIQSAKTVKPIKNAS from the coding sequence ATGGCCACCAAGCCGAAACCGAGAGCGAAGAAGATCCGCAGGAAACCCACGTTTCTTCAGCGGTTTCGTACTGATTTTCTGACCGGTCTCGTCATCGTTGCTCCGGTAATGCTGACGATCTGGGTCGTGATGACAGTCGTCAACTTCGTGGACGCCCGCGTCCTGCCGCTCGTGCCGGATTTCTACAATCCCGCCACATACTTCGGGCGCAACCTGTTCGGCTTCGGCGTCGTCGTCTTTGTACTATTCACCGCCTTCGTCGGTGCCCTGACCAAAGGCCTGTTCGGCCGCCAGATCATCCGCTGGGGCGAGAGCCTGTTTGATCGCACTCCGATCATCCGCTCGATCTACAACGGCGTCAAACAGATCGTCGAAACCATTCTCAACCAGTCCAACCAGTCTTTCCAGAAAGCCTGCCTCGTCGAATATCCGCGCAAGGGCATCTGGGCCGTGGCCTTCGTCTCCACCGACACTTTCGGCGAAGTACCTGTAAAGGCTGGAGAAACGGAAATGGTCAGCGTCTTTCTGCCGACCACGCCAAATCCGACTTCCGGTTTCCTGCTTTTCGTTCCGAAGCGCGATGTCCTCCCGCTGGACATGTCTGTTGAGGATGCGGCCAAGCTGGTCATTTCCGCCGGTCTCGTTCTACCGCCCGAAGGCGGGCAGGCAATTCAATCGGCGAAGACTGTAAAACCGATCAAGAACGCCTCTTGA
- a CDS encoding pseudouridine-5'-phosphate glycosidase: MLEFSAEVATARAEGRPIVALESTIITHGMPYPQNLEMAREVEDVIRAEGATPATIAIIAGKIHIGLSSEELEFLAKTDGAAKLSRADLAPALVSGITGATTVAATMIAANLARIPVFATGGIGGVHRGAEQTFDISADLTELAETPVTVVAAGAKAILDIPKTLEVLETKGVPVITYGQNDFPAFWSRESGHPSPLRLDTPADIAAAHQMRRTLGLPGGQLIANPVPQQHEITREIMEPVITQALDEATAQGITAKDVTPFLLSRIFDLTNGASLATNIALVKNNARLAARIAGAPAFRNIAPGQSFT, from the coding sequence ATGTTAGAATTTTCCGCCGAAGTCGCCACGGCTCGCGCCGAAGGCCGCCCGATCGTCGCCCTGGAAAGCACGATAATCACCCACGGCATGCCATATCCGCAGAACCTGGAAATGGCCCGCGAAGTCGAAGACGTCATCCGAGCCGAAGGCGCAACCCCGGCCACCATCGCCATCATCGCCGGTAAAATCCATATCGGTCTTTCTTCGGAAGAGCTTGAATTCCTTGCCAAAACCGACGGTGCCGCCAAACTGTCGCGCGCCGATCTCGCACCTGCACTCGTCTCTGGAATTACCGGCGCCACCACCGTCGCCGCCACGATGATCGCCGCCAATCTCGCCCGCATCCCCGTCTTCGCCACCGGCGGCATTGGCGGCGTTCACAGAGGGGCCGAGCAAACCTTTGATATCTCTGCAGATTTAACCGAGCTTGCTGAAACCCCGGTTACCGTTGTCGCCGCCGGAGCCAAGGCCATTCTCGACATCCCCAAGACACTGGAAGTTCTTGAAACGAAAGGCGTTCCCGTCATTACCTACGGTCAGAACGACTTTCCCGCCTTCTGGTCCCGCGAAAGCGGCCATCCCAGCCCACTGCGCCTCGACACCCCGGCAGACATCGCCGCCGCCCATCAAATGCGCCGCACTCTCGGCCTGCCCGGCGGCCAGCTCATCGCCAACCCTGTGCCGCAACAGCATGAAATCACACGCGAAATCATGGAGCCAGTTATCACTCAGGCTCTGGATGAAGCCACAGCCCAAGGCATCACCGCCAAGGATGTCACACCATTCCTTCTGTCCCGCATCTTCGATCTGACCAACGGCGCGTCACTCGCCACCAATATTGCCCTCGTAAAGAACAACGCCCGCCTCGCCGCCCGGATAGCCGGCGCTCCCGCGTTCCGAAACATTGCGCCCGGGCAAAGCTTTACCTAA